Genomic DNA from Acidimicrobiales bacterium:
GCACGGTGCTCACCGGCCGATACCGGCTGGACGAGCAACTCGCGTCGGGCGGCATGGCTCAGGTATGGCGGGGCACCGACGAGGTGCTCCGTCGCTCCGTCGCGGTCAAGATCCTCCACCCCCACCTGGCGGCCGACGACACGTTCGTGGCGCGGTTCCGCCAGGAGGCCATCGCCGTCGCCAAGCTGTCGCACCCGGCGATCGTCAGCGTCTACGACACGTGCAACGACAACGGCGTCCAGGCGATCGTGATGGAGCTCGTCCGGGGCGAGACACTGCGGCAGCGCCTCGACGCCGGGCCGCTCGACCCGTGGATCTCCGCCAACGTCGCCGCCCACGTGGCCGGAGCGCTCGACGTCGCCCACGCCGCCGGGCTGGTGCACCGCGACATCAAGCCCGCCAACATCCTCATCTCCGAGGACGGCCGGGTGAAGGTGGGCGACTTCGGCATCGCCAAGGCCGCCGAGGAGTCCGCCGACCTCACCCAGGAAGGCTCCTTCATCGGCACCGCCAAGTACCTGGCGCCCGAGCAGGTGGAGGGCGCTGCGGTCGACGGCCGCACCGACCTCTACAGCCTCGGGATCGTGCTCTACGAGATGTTGTGCGGCCACGTGCCGTTCGAGGGCGACACGTCGTCGGCCACGGCCCTGGCCCGCCTCCACCAGGAACCGCGGCGCCCGCGCCTGGTGCGGGCCGCGATCCCGGCTGAGCTCGAGGCGATCACGATGACGCTGCTCGAGCGCGAGCCCGAGCGCCGCTACCCCACCGCCACGCACGCCCGGGCCGCGCTGATCGAGGCCGGTGCCAGCGACGCGCCCTCGGTGGTCGACACGTCGAGCACCGCCACTGTCTCCGCGATGCCGGCCGCGCCGCCGTCCTACCCACCGACGGGGCCGACCACGTCCACCGTGTCGCCCCCGCAGGGGCCCATCCGCCGGTTCGACCAGACCCAGGTCGGCCACCGCGACCGCGAGCGCCACTGGCTCG
This window encodes:
- a CDS encoding protein kinase — protein: MLTGRYRLDEQLASGGMAQVWRGTDEVLRRSVAVKILHPHLAADDTFVARFRQEAIAVAKLSHPAIVSVYDTCNDNGVQAIVMELVRGETLRQRLDAGPLDPWISANVAAHVAGALDVAHAAGLVHRDIKPANILISEDGRVKVGDFGIAKAAEESADLTQEGSFIGTAKYLAPEQVEGAAVDGRTDLYSLGIVLYEMLCGHVPFEGDTSSATALARLHQEPRRPRLVRAAIPAELEAITMTLLEREPERRYPTATHARAALIEAGASDAPSVVDTSSTATVSAMPAAPPSYPPTGPTTSTVSPPQGPIRRFDQTQVGHRDRERHWLVPTLLVVLAAISIVIAAVLINRSGSALFGDNDPAGGDETAATEPVAQPILSAQDFDPLGDRVEYHQSVGAVFDGDPATFWQTEHYGDYTQLFRKDGVGIYVVLNDLADLRQLKLTTDSSDWVMDVFVADEPPADPLSAAGDAAMAAWSEPVAHVEPGKADENLIDLPDGTQGKAVLLWFTGVGSEPVVGGEWAGKHIMTVNELQVLGDSDSGGEG